A stretch of the Ascaphus truei isolate aAscTru1 chromosome 4, aAscTru1.hap1, whole genome shotgun sequence genome encodes the following:
- the LOC142491869 gene encoding uncharacterized protein LOC142491869: MLVTATRIRSRREDAEDAGTKQVTLQSHTPYLPYPHTLCIWPLSKAGNAAVPHPIPPIPHTLCVWPLSKPRNAAVPHPIPPIPHTLCIWPLSKAGNAAVPHPIPHTLCIWPLSKARNAAVPHPIPPIPHTLCIWPLSKAGNAAVPHPILPIPHTLCIWPLSKAGNAAVPHPIPPIPHTLCIWPLSKAGNAAVPHPIPPIPHTLCIWPLSKAGNAAVPHPILPIPHTLCVWPLSKAGNAAVPHPIPPIPHTLCIWPLSKAGNAAVPHPILPIPHTLCIWPLSKARNTAAPHPIPPIPHTLCIWPLSKAGNAAVPHPIPPIPHTLCIWPLSKAGNAAVPHPILPIPHTLCIWPLSKAGNAAVPHPIPPIPHTLCIWPLSKARNAAVPHPIPPIPHTLCIWPLSKAGNAAVPHPIPPIPHTLCIWPLSKAGNAAVPHPILPIPHTLCIWPLSKAGNAAVPHPIPPIPHTLCIWPLSKAGNAAVPHPYLPYPTHCVSGLSAKQVTLQSHTPYLPYPTHCVSGLSAKHVTLQSHTPYFPYPTHCVSGLSAKHVTLQSHTHTSHTPHIVCLASQQSR, translated from the exons caaagcaggtaacgctgcagtcccacaccccatacctcccatacccccacacattgtgtatctggcctctcagcaaagcaggtaacgctgcagtcccacaccccatacctcccataccccacacattgtgtgtctggcctctcagcaaaccacgtaacgctgcagtcccacaccccatacctcccataccccacacattgtgtatctggcctctcagcaaagcaggtaacgctgcagtcccacaccccataccccacacattgtgtatctggcctctcagcaaagcacgtaacgctgcagtcccacaccccatacctcccataccccacacattgtgtatctggcctctcagcaaagcaggtaacgctgcagtcccacaccccatacttcccataccccacacattgtgtatctggcctctcagcaaagcaggtaacgctgcagtcccacaccccatacctcccataccccacacattgtgtatctggcctctcagcaaagcaggtaacgctgcagtcccacaccccatacctcccataccccacacattgtgtatctggcctctcagcaaagcaggtaacgctgcagtcccacaccccatacttcccataccccacacattgtgtgtctggcctctcagcaaagcaggtaacgctgcagtcccacaccccatacctcccataccccacacattgtgtatctggcctctcagcaaagcaggtaacgctgcagtcccacaccccatacttcccataccccacacattgtgtatctggcctctcagcaaagcacgtAACACTGCagccccacaccccatacctcccataccccacacattgtgtatctggcctctcagcaaagcaggtaacgctgcagtcccacaccccatacctcccataccccacacattgtgtatctggcctctcagcaaagcaggtaacgctgcagtcccacaccccatacttcccataccccacacattgtgtatctggcctctcagcaaagcaggtaacgctgcagtcccacaccccatacctcccataccccacacattgtgtatctggcctctcagcaaagcacgtaacgctgcagtcccacaccccatacctcccataccccacacattgtgtatctggcctctcagcaaagcaggtaacgctgcagtcccacaccccatacctcccataccccacacattgtgtatctggcctctcagcaaagcaggtaacgctgcagtcccacaccccatacttcccataccccacacattgtgtatctggcctctcagcaaagcaggtaacgctgcagtcccacaccccatacctcccataccccacacattgtgtatctggcctctcagcaaagcaggtaacgctgcagtcccacacccatacctcccataccccacacattgtgtatctggcctctcagcaaagcaggtaacgctgcagtcccacaccccatacctcccataccccacacattgtgtatctggcctctcagcaaagcacgtaacgctgcagtcccacaccccatacttcccataccccacacattgtgtatctggcctctcagcaaagcac gtaacgctgcagtcccacacccatacctcccataccccacacattgtgtgtctggcctctcagcaaagcaggtaa